Proteins encoded within one genomic window of Streptomyces kaniharaensis:
- a CDS encoding pentapeptide repeat-containing protein, translated as MPYSAPDELGDLPYAELLRPHSGPLRSDERYDTVHFDGGEYAEQSAAGATFLECAFTGVALSGVKLRQARFTEVWAQSGRWVACDLSDSEWQDSAFTGGVLAGIAAHGSALRRVVFRGCKLEAVNLRAAVLRDVVFEDCLLRDVDFGEAKLTEVSFPGSTLEEVRLRGATLSKTDLRGAARLDLPDGHQGLRGAVISSTQLLELAPQFAQALGITVKDR; from the coding sequence ATGCCGTACTCCGCCCCCGACGAACTCGGCGACCTGCCCTACGCGGAACTGCTGCGCCCGCACTCCGGGCCGCTGCGCAGCGACGAGCGGTACGACACCGTGCACTTCGACGGCGGCGAGTACGCCGAGCAGTCGGCCGCCGGGGCGACGTTCCTGGAGTGCGCCTTCACCGGTGTCGCGCTCAGCGGCGTCAAGCTGCGCCAGGCCCGGTTCACCGAGGTGTGGGCGCAGTCCGGCCGCTGGGTGGCCTGCGACCTGAGCGACAGCGAGTGGCAGGACAGCGCGTTCACCGGCGGTGTGCTGGCCGGGATCGCCGCGCACGGCTCGGCGCTGCGCCGGGTGGTGTTCCGGGGCTGCAAGCTGGAGGCCGTCAACCTGCGGGCGGCCGTCCTGCGGGACGTCGTCTTCGAGGACTGCCTGCTGCGCGACGTGGACTTCGGCGAGGCGAAGCTGACGGAGGTGTCCTTCCCCGGCTCGACCCTGGAGGAGGTCCGCCTGCGCGGCGCCACCCTGAGCAAGACCGACCTGCGCGGCGCCGCCCGGCTCGATCTGCCCGACGGACACCAGGGTCTGCGCGGAGCGGTCATCAGCTCCACCCAACTGCTGGAGCTCGCGCCGCAGTTCGCCCAGGCGCTGGGGATCACCGTCAAGGACCGCTGA
- a CDS encoding ABC transporter family substrate-binding protein, which produces MDAASTVRRLGRATALAVAVALAVTSCTSAGGGSVGDVAKSEPPRLDANDINPKPLDQLKDGGEVRLPLYQWITQWNPFQVDGRYGDAVDIMRALEPDLFTTDASGTFRANPDYLVEAGVTSTAPQVITYKLNPKARWSDGKPLGFQDFKADWEASNGKKDGYNIADSAGYELISSVEQGADPTEVKVTFAEPYADWQNLFRPLIPAAGIATADDFNKGWVERIPITAGPLKIGVADKTAQTLTLVPDESWRGTRPKAAKITFRVMSQSATTQSYLNNEIDLAAAATATAYGQLKDAKDTVIRSASPWDEVHISFGSGGPLADRKVRQALGKALDRSALIKIANNGVPVEFKPLGNHIFMPNQVGYQDNSGEWGKFDLPAAKKLLDEAGWKDTGSGQPRTKDGGQLELHFVINDSTPQAQIDLATAAAAMWLAAGVKVDLDKVPKNDFFTKYVDPGKFDIASWRNTDSFPLSTSLLNFRLPVGDNVFGNYSKLGTPEIDALLKKGAGTIDPVEAAKYYNQADARIWELGHTVELYQRPTVVAVRKGLANYGAFGLATTDYTKIGWEK; this is translated from the coding sequence ATGGACGCTGCCAGCACGGTCCGCCGCCTCGGCCGGGCCACCGCCCTCGCCGTCGCCGTTGCTCTGGCGGTGACGTCGTGCACCTCGGCCGGCGGAGGGTCCGTCGGCGACGTCGCCAAGAGCGAGCCGCCGAGACTGGACGCGAACGACATCAACCCCAAGCCGCTGGACCAGCTGAAGGACGGCGGCGAGGTGCGCCTCCCGCTGTACCAGTGGATCACCCAGTGGAACCCGTTCCAGGTGGACGGCCGCTACGGCGACGCCGTGGACATCATGCGGGCCCTGGAGCCGGACCTCTTCACCACCGACGCCTCCGGCACCTTCCGGGCGAACCCGGACTACCTGGTGGAGGCCGGGGTCACCTCGACCGCCCCGCAGGTGATCACCTACAAGCTCAACCCGAAGGCCAGGTGGTCGGACGGAAAGCCGCTCGGCTTCCAGGACTTCAAGGCCGACTGGGAGGCCAGCAACGGCAAGAAGGATGGCTACAACATCGCCGACTCCGCCGGCTACGAGCTGATCTCCTCCGTGGAGCAGGGCGCCGACCCGACCGAGGTCAAGGTCACCTTCGCCGAGCCGTACGCGGACTGGCAGAACCTGTTCCGCCCGCTGATCCCGGCGGCCGGGATCGCCACCGCCGACGACTTCAACAAGGGCTGGGTCGAACGGATCCCGATCACCGCGGGCCCGTTGAAGATCGGCGTCGCCGACAAGACCGCCCAGACGCTCACCCTCGTCCCCGACGAGAGCTGGCGGGGCACCAGGCCCAAGGCGGCGAAGATCACCTTCCGGGTGATGTCCCAGTCGGCGACGACCCAGTCGTACCTCAACAACGAGATCGACCTCGCGGCGGCCGCCACCGCGACCGCGTACGGCCAGCTCAAGGACGCCAAGGACACTGTGATCCGCAGTGCCAGCCCGTGGGACGAGGTGCACATCTCCTTCGGCAGCGGCGGTCCGCTGGCGGACCGGAAGGTGCGCCAGGCGCTCGGCAAGGCGCTGGACCGTTCCGCGCTGATCAAGATCGCCAACAACGGTGTGCCGGTGGAGTTCAAGCCGCTCGGCAATCACATCTTCATGCCCAACCAGGTGGGCTACCAGGACAACTCGGGCGAGTGGGGGAAGTTCGACCTGCCCGCGGCGAAGAAGCTGCTGGACGAGGCCGGCTGGAAGGACACGGGCAGCGGCCAGCCGCGCACCAAGGACGGCGGGCAGCTGGAGCTGCACTTCGTGATCAACGACTCCACCCCGCAGGCCCAGATCGACCTGGCCACCGCGGCCGCGGCGATGTGGCTGGCGGCCGGGGTGAAGGTCGACCTGGACAAGGTGCCCAAGAACGACTTCTTCACCAAGTACGTGGACCCGGGCAAGTTCGACATCGCCAGCTGGCGCAACACCGACTCGTTCCCGCTCTCCACCAGCCTGCTCAACTTCCGTCTGCCGGTGGGGGACAACGTCTTCGGCAACTACTCCAAGCTCGGCACCCCCGAGATCGACGCGCTGCTCAAGAAGGGCGCCGGGACGATCGACCCGGTCGAGGCCGCGAAGTACTACAACCAGGCGGATGCCAGGATCTGGGAGCTCGGCCACACCGTCGAGCTCTACCAGCGGCCGACCGTGGTGGCGGTTCGCAAGGGCCTGGCCAACTACGGCGCGTTCGGCCTGGCCACGACCGACTACACCAAGATCGGCTGGGAGAAGTAG
- a CDS encoding phosphocholine-specific phospholipase C, translated as MAELSRRKFVTLSGAAAAGLAVAGAGRAGAVPGASGAASTAASTAALPQSGTITDARHVVILMQENRSFDHYFGMLRGVRGFADRSAIQIAGGYSVFNQPNLLFGRQYPWQFSLTKPAGGADPERLAQCNGDLAHGWTDQHTAWNGGKLDSWVLAKGNVRTLGFLTRQDIPFHYALAENWTICDAYHCSVLSATGPNRTYHWSGQIDPAGTAGGPAYDGGDEKGLRWQTYAEALETAGVSWKVYQNAADNYGDNALAYFTQFAGAPAGSPLAVKGMSSVPAVTGRTPDDIVAAIKADVLAGTLPQVSWIVPDQASSEHPYATPADGAHFVHNVIDALGADPDVFNSTILFLNYDENDGFFDHVPPPVAPAGTPGEFYNGTNIGLGFRVPLIAISPWTRGGWVNSETFDHTSVLRFLETWTTALGTPAPCPNITDWRRRVCGDLTSVFDFANPVYGLPALPDTSQTIGLSACGPLPNPAPVNNQLPVQESGARPARALPYQPNANLDHLEFGSAGVMKVWITMANEGTAATKSAHFAAYANAYRGGGPWQYTVDPGGSTGDFFNCGLGFGNGPYDLTVVGPNRFLRRFKGDATKAGKNAKVTASYAVEPGTGKPAVYFKLANSGSTPLTFTIASNNYRTDGPWTYQVPAGGSVSDYFNAVAYTNGWYDFTVTVDADGSWSQRFTGHLETGAPSVSG; from the coding sequence ATGGCCGAGCTGAGTCGTAGGAAGTTCGTCACGCTGTCCGGCGCCGCCGCCGCGGGTCTGGCCGTGGCCGGGGCCGGACGTGCGGGAGCCGTCCCGGGCGCGTCGGGCGCGGCGTCCACCGCCGCCTCCACCGCGGCGCTGCCGCAGAGCGGCACCATCACCGACGCGCGGCACGTGGTGATCCTGATGCAGGAGAACCGCAGCTTCGACCACTACTTCGGCATGCTGCGCGGCGTGCGCGGCTTCGCCGACCGCAGCGCGATCCAGATCGCCGGCGGCTACAGCGTGTTCAACCAGCCGAACCTCCTGTTCGGCCGTCAGTACCCGTGGCAGTTCAGCCTCACCAAGCCGGCCGGCGGCGCCGACCCCGAGCGCCTCGCCCAGTGCAACGGCGACCTCGCGCACGGCTGGACCGACCAGCACACGGCCTGGAACGGCGGGAAGCTGGACTCCTGGGTCCTCGCCAAGGGCAATGTCCGCACGCTCGGCTTCCTCACCCGCCAGGACATCCCGTTCCACTACGCGCTGGCCGAGAACTGGACCATCTGCGACGCCTACCACTGCTCGGTGCTCAGTGCGACCGGGCCCAACCGCACCTACCACTGGTCCGGCCAGATCGACCCGGCCGGCACCGCGGGCGGCCCGGCCTACGACGGCGGCGACGAGAAGGGCCTGCGGTGGCAGACCTACGCCGAGGCGCTGGAGACCGCCGGCGTCAGCTGGAAGGTCTACCAGAACGCCGCCGACAACTACGGCGACAACGCATTGGCCTACTTCACCCAGTTCGCGGGCGCCCCGGCCGGCAGCCCGCTGGCCGTCAAGGGCATGAGCTCGGTGCCCGCCGTCACCGGACGGACCCCGGACGACATCGTCGCCGCGATCAAGGCCGACGTGCTGGCCGGCACCCTCCCGCAGGTCTCCTGGATCGTCCCCGACCAGGCCTCCTCCGAGCACCCGTACGCCACCCCGGCCGACGGCGCGCACTTCGTCCACAACGTGATCGACGCGCTGGGCGCCGACCCGGACGTCTTCAACTCCACCATCCTGTTCCTCAACTACGACGAGAACGACGGCTTCTTCGACCACGTCCCGCCGCCGGTCGCCCCGGCCGGCACCCCGGGCGAGTTCTACAACGGCACCAACATCGGCCTCGGCTTCCGCGTCCCGCTGATCGCGATCTCGCCCTGGACCCGCGGCGGCTGGGTCAACTCCGAGACCTTCGACCACACCTCGGTGCTGCGGTTCCTGGAGACCTGGACGACCGCCCTCGGCACGCCCGCCCCCTGTCCGAACATCACCGACTGGCGCCGCCGCGTCTGCGGCGACCTGACCAGCGTGTTCGACTTCGCCAACCCGGTCTACGGCCTCCCGGCGCTGCCCGACACCTCGCAGACCATCGGCCTGTCCGCCTGCGGCCCGCTGCCCAACCCGGCCCCGGTGAACAACCAGCTGCCGGTACAGGAGTCCGGTGCCCGGCCGGCCCGCGCGCTGCCCTACCAGCCCAACGCCAACCTGGACCACCTGGAGTTCGGCTCCGCGGGCGTGATGAAGGTCTGGATCACGATGGCCAACGAGGGCACCGCCGCCACCAAGTCCGCGCACTTCGCCGCCTACGCCAACGCCTACCGCGGCGGCGGCCCGTGGCAGTACACCGTCGACCCCGGCGGCAGCACCGGAGACTTCTTCAACTGCGGCCTCGGCTTCGGCAACGGCCCGTACGACCTCACGGTGGTCGGCCCCAACCGCTTCCTGCGCCGCTTCAAGGGCGACGCCACCAAGGCGGGCAAGAACGCGAAGGTCACCGCCTCGTACGCGGTCGAGCCGGGCACCGGCAAGCCGGCCGTCTACTTCAAGCTCGCCAACTCCGGCAGCACCCCGCTGACCTTCACCATCGCGTCGAACAACTACCGCACGGACGGCCCCTGGACGTACCAGGTGCCCGCCGGCGGCAGCGTGAGCGACTACTTCAACGCGGTGGCCTACACCAACGGCTGGTACGACTTCACCGTCACCGTGGACGCCGACGGCAGCTGGTCGCAGCGGTTCACCGGACACCTGGAGACCGGCGCGCCCAGCGTCAGCGGCTGA
- a CDS encoding low temperature requirement protein A, with protein sequence MTSDNSAARHPRPGPHPAELRPVRRMVPRDRNEPHRVATPLELFFDLCFVVAVGQAGRELAHALATGHYGEGLRGYVLAFFAIWWAWMNFTWFASAYDCDDVPYRLTTLVQIAGVLILAAGVPRLFATQDLALPVAGYVVMRLAMVTQWLRAAASEQGEARKVALRYVAGITVCQVGWVVMLLLPHGARPFAIALGVLAELAVPVVAELRTQTSWHPHHIAERYGLFTLIVLGETVAAATVAVQSAVDEHGEVGRLVPVAIGGLLICFTAWWIYFARPVHEHLRSNRQAFAWGYGHYVVFGSAAAIGAGLEVAVESAVHQAEISATAATATVTVPTALYLFTVWLLHSRHTKTGIVQTLAPGGAVLVLACTVLGGSGVLAAGLVCALLVAVGVALHAREG encoded by the coding sequence ATGACCAGCGACAACTCCGCGGCACGCCACCCGCGTCCCGGCCCGCATCCCGCTGAGTTGCGCCCGGTGCGCCGGATGGTCCCGCGCGACCGGAACGAACCGCACCGGGTCGCCACGCCGCTGGAGCTGTTCTTCGACCTCTGCTTCGTGGTCGCCGTCGGCCAGGCCGGGCGCGAACTCGCCCACGCCCTCGCGACCGGGCACTACGGCGAGGGCCTGCGCGGCTACGTGCTGGCGTTCTTCGCGATCTGGTGGGCCTGGATGAACTTCACGTGGTTCGCCTCCGCGTACGACTGCGACGACGTGCCCTACCGGCTCACCACGCTGGTGCAGATCGCCGGGGTGCTGATCCTCGCGGCCGGTGTGCCACGGCTGTTCGCCACCCAGGACCTGGCGCTGCCGGTGGCCGGCTACGTGGTGATGCGCCTCGCGATGGTCACCCAGTGGCTGCGCGCGGCCGCGTCCGAACAGGGCGAGGCGCGAAAAGTGGCCCTGCGGTACGTGGCGGGGATCACCGTGTGCCAGGTCGGCTGGGTGGTGATGCTGCTACTGCCGCACGGCGCCCGGCCGTTCGCCATCGCGCTCGGCGTGCTGGCCGAGCTGGCCGTGCCGGTCGTCGCCGAGCTGCGGACGCAGACCAGCTGGCACCCCCACCACATCGCCGAGCGGTACGGACTGTTCACCCTGATCGTGCTCGGCGAGACGGTGGCGGCGGCGACCGTCGCGGTGCAGTCGGCGGTGGACGAGCACGGCGAGGTGGGCCGGCTGGTGCCGGTGGCGATCGGCGGTCTGCTGATCTGCTTCACGGCGTGGTGGATCTACTTCGCCCGGCCGGTGCACGAACACCTGCGATCCAATCGGCAGGCGTTCGCATGGGGTTACGGCCACTACGTGGTGTTCGGCTCGGCGGCCGCGATCGGCGCCGGGCTGGAGGTGGCGGTGGAGTCGGCCGTGCACCAGGCGGAGATCTCCGCGACGGCCGCCACCGCGACGGTCACCGTGCCCACCGCGCTCTACCTGTTCACGGTCTGGCTGCTGCACTCCCGGCACACCAAGACCGGCATCGTGCAGACGCTGGCGCCGGGCGGTGCGGTGCTGGTGCTGGCGTGCACGGTGCTCGGCGGTTCCGGGGTCCTGGCCGCGGGCCTGGTGTGCGCGCTGCTCGTGGCCGTGGGCGTGGCGCTGCACGCCCGGGAGGGCTGA
- a CDS encoding ABC transporter permease yields the protein MLRYLAKRLSYYAVLLIAAVFLAYAISATALQPRTYFEAKVPRPAAESVERQLTDLNLNDHTPVVVRFGHWAGGMLHGDLGRTIHDTPVADDFGRRVWVSLRLLLIGSLLGMVLGVAAGAWSAVRQYRISDRLLTLLSFVLLSTPVFLVALFLKNGAIAAKDAAGHEVVPFTGYETPGLAGGLGTHLADWALHLLLPTMSLALHGLATYSRYQRGIMLDVLGSDYLRTAEAKGLTRGRALLRHGLRTAVIPMSTMFAYSFLGIFTGAVFTETIFGWHGMGEWLIQSINEQDVNSVVAVNLFTAVVVLGSGFLADTLHAALDPRVRS from the coding sequence ATGCTCCGCTACCTGGCGAAGCGGCTGAGCTACTACGCGGTGCTGCTGATCGCCGCCGTGTTCCTGGCGTACGCGATATCCGCGACCGCCCTCCAACCGCGCACCTACTTCGAGGCCAAGGTCCCCCGGCCCGCCGCCGAATCGGTCGAGCGTCAGCTCACCGACCTCAACCTGAACGACCACACCCCGGTGGTCGTCCGCTTCGGCCACTGGGCCGGCGGCATGCTCCACGGCGACCTCGGCCGGACCATCCACGACACCCCGGTGGCGGACGACTTCGGCCGGCGGGTGTGGGTCTCGCTGCGACTGCTGCTGATCGGCAGCCTGCTCGGCATGGTGCTCGGTGTCGCGGCCGGGGCCTGGAGCGCCGTGCGGCAGTACCGGATCTCCGACCGGCTGCTCACCCTGTTGTCCTTCGTCCTGCTCTCCACCCCGGTCTTCCTGGTCGCTCTCTTCCTCAAGAACGGCGCCATCGCCGCCAAGGACGCGGCCGGTCACGAGGTCGTCCCGTTCACCGGCTACGAGACCCCGGGGCTCGCCGGCGGCCTCGGCACCCACCTCGCCGACTGGGCGCTCCACCTGCTGCTGCCCACCATGTCGCTGGCACTGCACGGCCTCGCCACCTACAGCCGTTACCAGCGCGGCATCATGCTCGACGTGCTCGGCTCGGACTACCTGCGCACCGCCGAGGCCAAGGGCCTCACCCGCGGCCGCGCCCTGCTCAGGCACGGGCTGCGGACGGCCGTCATCCCGATGTCGACCATGTTCGCCTACAGCTTCCTCGGCATCTTCACGGGTGCGGTGTTCACCGAGACCATCTTCGGCTGGCACGGCATGGGCGAGTGGCTGATCCAGTCGATCAACGAACAGGACGTCAACTCCGTGGTGGCGGTCAACCTGTTCACCGCCGTCGTGGTGCTCGGCTCCGGCTTCCTCGCCGACACCCTCCACGCCGCCCTCGACCCGCGCGTGCGGTCCTGA
- a CDS encoding ABC transporter permease, protein MTTIVADEPVTAPRATGRGRLVLTRLLAARAAVTGAAVVLLLFALAFGGPYLTPWDYATPDFTALHQPPSAQHWFGTNGIGQDVFAQVVRGLQKSLIIGLLVALFSTVLAGLVGACAGYFGGWTDRALVFLVDLLLVFPSFLIITIVSPRLKSTGWLAFVLLLALFNWMITARVVRSMTISLREREFVRAARFMGVRPLRIISRHILPNVASFLIIDATIAVGGAVMSETALSYFGFGVKPPDVSLGTLLAAGTSEAPVFPWLFYFPAGLLVLFVLAVNLIGDGLRDALDPTAGTPRRVRRKKP, encoded by the coding sequence GTGACCACCATCGTCGCGGACGAACCCGTCACGGCGCCCCGGGCCACCGGGCGCGGCCGGCTCGTCCTCACCCGGCTGCTCGCCGCCCGCGCGGCCGTCACCGGGGCCGCCGTCGTCCTGCTGCTGTTCGCGCTCGCCTTCGGCGGCCCGTACCTGACGCCCTGGGACTACGCCACCCCGGACTTCACCGCGCTGCACCAACCGCCGTCCGCCCAGCACTGGTTCGGCACCAACGGGATCGGGCAGGACGTCTTCGCCCAGGTCGTCCGCGGGCTGCAGAAGTCGCTGATCATCGGTCTGCTGGTGGCGCTGTTCTCCACCGTGCTGGCCGGTCTGGTCGGCGCCTGTGCGGGCTACTTCGGCGGCTGGACCGACCGGGCGCTGGTGTTCCTGGTGGACCTGCTGCTGGTCTTCCCCAGCTTCCTGATCATCACCATCGTCTCGCCCCGGCTGAAGAGCACCGGCTGGCTCGCCTTCGTCCTACTGCTCGCCCTGTTCAACTGGATGATCACCGCCCGGGTGGTCCGCTCCATGACGATCTCGCTGCGCGAGCGCGAATTCGTCCGCGCCGCACGGTTCATGGGCGTCCGGCCGCTGCGGATCATCAGCCGGCACATCCTGCCGAACGTCGCCTCCTTCCTCATCATCGACGCCACCATCGCCGTCGGCGGCGCCGTGATGAGCGAGACCGCGCTCTCCTACTTCGGCTTCGGCGTCAAACCGCCGGACGTCTCGCTCGGCACCCTGCTCGCCGCCGGCACCAGCGAAGCCCCGGTGTTCCCCTGGCTGTTCTACTTCCCCGCCGGGCTGCTGGTGCTGTTCGTCCTCGCCGTCAACCTGATCGGCGACGGGCTGCGCGACGCCCTCGACCCCACCGCCGGGACGCCCCGCCGAGTCCGCAGGAAGAAGCCGTGA
- the snpA gene encoding snapalysin has product MKRSVLSAALGLALAAGLAALPTTASAAPAGPAVQGYSASTYAGSDAEAADNQAFFQAVMASAKAKQAADPTLTTVTVTYDASKAPTFRTQIARAAQIWNGSVRNVQLRSGSAADFRYYEGNDARGSYASTDGHGRGYIFLDYQQNRQYNSVRVTAHETGHVLGLPDHYSGPCSELMSGGGPGPSCTNPYPNSTERSRVNSLWANG; this is encoded by the coding sequence ATGAAGCGATCCGTGCTGTCCGCCGCGCTCGGTCTGGCCCTCGCCGCCGGCCTCGCGGCCCTGCCCACCACCGCGAGCGCCGCGCCCGCCGGCCCGGCCGTCCAGGGCTACAGCGCCTCGACGTACGCCGGCTCGGATGCCGAGGCCGCCGACAACCAGGCGTTCTTCCAGGCGGTGATGGCCTCCGCGAAGGCGAAGCAGGCCGCCGACCCGACCCTGACGACCGTCACCGTCACCTACGACGCCAGCAAGGCCCCGACGTTCCGCACCCAGATAGCACGGGCAGCGCAGATCTGGAACGGCTCGGTGCGCAACGTCCAGCTGCGCTCCGGCTCCGCCGCCGACTTCCGCTACTACGAGGGCAACGACGCGCGCGGCTCGTACGCCAGCACCGACGGCCACGGGCGCGGGTACATCTTCCTCGACTACCAGCAGAACCGTCAGTACAACTCGGTGCGCGTCACCGCGCACGAGACCGGCCACGTGCTCGGGCTGCCCGACCACTACTCCGGCCCCTGCAGCGAGCTGATGTCCGGCGGCGGCCCCGGCCCGTCCTGCACCAACCCGTACCCGAACAGCACCGAGCGCAGCCGGGTCAACTCGCTCTGGGCGAACGGCTGA
- the snpA gene encoding snapalysin gives MKRSVLSAALGLALAAGLAALPTTASAAPAGSAVQGYSASTYAGSAAEAADNQAFFQAVMASAKAKQAADPTLTTVTVTYDTGNAPSFSGEISEAARIWNSSVRNVQLQESSQGDFSYYEGDDPRGSYASTDGHGHGYIFLDYQQNQQYNSVRVTAHETGHVLGLPDHYSGPCSELMSGGGPGPSCTNPYPNSTERSRVNSLWANGVA, from the coding sequence ATGAAGCGATCCGTGCTGTCCGCCGCGCTCGGTCTGGCCCTCGCCGCCGGCCTCGCGGCCCTGCCCACCACCGCGAGCGCCGCGCCCGCCGGCTCGGCCGTCCAGGGCTACAGCGCCTCGACGTACGCCGGTTCGGCCGCCGAGGCCGCCGACAACCAGGCGTTCTTCCAGGCGGTGATGGCCTCCGCGAAGGCCAAGCAGGCCGCCGACCCGACCCTGACGACCGTCACCGTCACCTACGACACCGGCAACGCGCCGTCCTTCAGCGGCGAGATATCCGAGGCCGCCCGGATCTGGAACAGCTCGGTGCGCAACGTCCAGCTCCAGGAGAGCAGTCAGGGCGACTTCTCGTACTACGAGGGCGACGACCCGCGCGGCTCGTACGCCAGCACCGACGGCCACGGCCACGGGTACATCTTCCTCGACTACCAGCAGAACCAGCAGTACAACTCGGTGCGCGTCACCGCGCACGAGACCGGCCACGTGCTCGGCCTGCCCGACCACTACTCCGGCCCCTGCAGCGAGCTGATGTCCGGCGGCGGCCCCGGCCCGTCCTGCACCAACCCCTACCCGAACAGCACCGAGCGCAGCCGGGTCAACTCGCTCTGGGCGAACGGCGTGGCGTAG